CATTGTAAGTAAATTGCTTATTCCCTGTAAAACGGATTCAGGGCATAATATTGATAAAAACCATAATCAATAAGACATGAGCACACGAATATTCCAAAATCTCAGCAAAATAATACTGGCATTGATGAAAAAAATGTCAGTCTGACCATCAATGCCAAAGCGATCACTGCACCCAATAACCTGTCGGTTATTCAAGCACTTTGGCATGCAGGTTATTCACAAGTGCTTGGTGTGGGTTGTCTGGATGGCGTCTGTGGTTCATGTTCGGTGATGGTTCGCCGCATAGGTGAGCCAGAACTAAGTATGGAATTAGGCTGTCAGTTATTAGTTGAAGAGGGCATGGAAGTGTTTTTTTCATCCTTTGAAACACTTACTCAGCACCACTATGATTTATCCCAAATCAACAATCCATTGGTCGTGCATAACGAATTCCTGCGTATATTCCCAGAAGCAAAAAATTGTCGCTATTGCGGTGGTTGCAATCGCGCTTGTCCAAAAAACATTGATGTTGAGCAAAGTGTAACACTGGCCGTAAAAGGTGAATTTAAGCAAGCCAGTGCGCTTTTTGTGGACTGTGTGATGTGCAATTTATGTGTCAGCAGTTGTCCGGAAAATATTGAACCAAATCATGTGGGTTTATTTGCACGACGAGTAACAAGCCATTTTAACACCCGACCTGCTAATCTCACTCAACAAATACAAGCCATCCGCTCAGGTGAATTAAGTGTTGATATTGATGCGCTGGATGAAAAGCT
This genomic window from sulfur-oxidizing endosymbiont of Gigantopelta aegis contains:
- a CDS encoding 4Fe-4S dicluster domain-containing protein, translating into MTINAKAITAPNNLSVIQALWHAGYSQVLGVGCLDGVCGSCSVMVRRIGEPELSMELGCQLLVEEGMEVFFSSFETLTQHHYDLSQINNPLVVHNEFLRIFPEAKNCRYCGGCNRACPKNIDVEQSVTLAVKGEFKQASALFVDCVMCNLCVSSCPENIEPNHVGLFARRVTSHFNTRPANLTQQIQAIRSGELSVDIDALDEKL